The stretch of DNA GATTTGTTACACCCCGTTTGCTTATCCGTGGATTCCGAAAGTTTATAAATTCATTAATCCGAACGGCCACTGGGAAACTAAGTTTGATCCCTCCAACGAATTCACGGGATGGGAAGAGCTAGGTCGTTACGTGAATCGCCGTCAACGCGAGATCCACGCTGAAAGCGGGCGCAAGCCTTTCATCGCGGCTCATCGCTATGAAACCACCGCACAAACTTTTTGGGGCGTGAAACAAAAGGTGTACATGCTAAGCACCACACGCAGCCATTATACCGTGATTCAATCACCGGAAGAGATGAACAATCTTAAGGGCGAAGATGCGATCTTTGTGAGTACTGAAAAGTATGAAGCCAATCCCGTCGAATGGGCCGCTTGGGATGGCGGATGTGAAAAAGAAGAGCTGAAAACCTTCCGCCAGGGAGTTCATGCCCGGACGTTCTTTATTTATTACTGCAAAGGTTTTCAAAAGATCATCAACTAACAAATAAAAAAAAGCGAAGATAAGATCTTCGCTTTTTTTATTTCCACGGTCTTAGGAAAAACTATTTCAAAGTATACTCAATAGGAACCGTGATGCTCCAAGAATCCTTACGAATTTCTTGGGGGAAGGGTTTCATCCCATTGATCCCTTCAACTAACGTCACGGCCGCTTGGTTTAAAGACTCATAGGGGGCTTTACCGACCACCTCACTGCCCGCCAATGTTCCGTCCGGTTTCAGCGTGAAGCGCATGGTGACGGTGCCGGTGTGACCCATTTTTCGCGCCATCAAGGGATAGTTCTTACGACGTTCTAAAAGTTTTTTTAGCTCGTACAAATAACGATCTTCCGGTGACACTTCAGAACCCGTCGCCACACCTTCGCGACCCGAAAGAGCTCCGGATTGGGCGACGGTTCCAACGGACGAAGCCGCTTGCGGCGCGACCGCCACAGGAACGACTTCTTTGGCTTTGGTGGTGATGTCGTCTTTTTCAATCACCACCGGGGACGTCACTTTTTTCAACGCGGATGAAGCTGGAACCGATTTTGGAGTTGACGGAACCGCATCGTAAGCAAGCTCGACCCCTAAGGGCAGCGGCTTAATCACTTTTGCTGAAAACAAAACCGCCGCCGCAAAAAATCCGGCATGCAACAAAGTGGAAGCGATCAGGGTCTTATTTATGTTCATAGAAAAGGTGTTTGTCATTGGGGTGCTCTTAAGCCCGTTATACGGAAACTGAAAGTGAAACTCAACTCAAGCACCCCAAAGGGCCTTTAAATCGAACCTATTGCTTAATAGGCTCATAATGAAAGCGAGATGAAAATAAAAAACCCGGGTTTCCCCGGGTTTTTTATCGTTAGACGTAAGATCCGCGTTTGATCTTTTCTAAGATCAATTTTTCGGTCTTGATCGGATCGTTCGGATCCACCGAGAAGAAAGATTGCTGCTCGCAACGAATCTTTTCTTTGATCAACCAGCGCAAGATGTCCGCCAAGTTTTTATTCTTTTTATCTAAGAAGAACGGATCGTTTTCCAAAGCGTCTTTCGCTTTTTTCAAAGCACGTGCTTCAGCTGGATCAGATTCTTTAACTTTATAGTGAGGAAGGTCGTATTTTTTTACGTCTTCTGGCAATACGCCCAAGAACTTTACTTCCGGTGCAGAGAAATCGGCATTACGAACTAACGAAGCCGCAGAACCCGCTTTCAAAGTACGGAAGATATTTTGCATGGTGTACGCATCGAGATCCCCGAAGAAGTACAATGGAATATCCAGTTCGTGCTGGATCAATTTACACCAACCGCGAACACCATTTGAAGGAACGCCCCCGGCACCCATCAAGATACAGTTGTTACGTTTAGTGAAGCCCATGCTCACCAAAGTATTCGCCGTACCTTCGGATTCTACGATGAGGCAGAAATCGATTTTTTTCTTAGCTTTTAAACGCAAAGCTTGAGGTCTATTTTTTGGCTGAAAAGCCGCCGTACCCAAAGTCGAAAGATCAACCACCGCTTTATCGCCATCAGGCATAGTTTCGGTAACAATCAATTGTTGAGAATATGTCTGTCCACCACGCTCATTGGCAAAACAGTTCAACTCTTCACGGTAGACTTCTAACATGTCACCAATGAAATCGATGATCGCATCTGACTCTGGTTGGTCTTCAAAATCCAAGGGCTTCAAACGCGAGTTGCCTTTAATTAGACCTTTACAGATGTAGTACAGCTCCCTTTTGGTATTCACCGAACCGATATCCATGTTACGCAAAAGGATTTCCAGCATGAAAACCACACGTGCTAATTTCTGTACAGAAGAAACATTTAATTCGGTGCGAACAACTTTATCACCCGGAGTCAGATAACCTACTTTGGAGTTATAAATAGAGTTATCCAAAGATGTCTTAACGGCTTCTAAAACCGGACGTTTAGAGTTTTCAAGGTCTCTCAACATCTTGTCAGCCAAAATGCGGGCCTCTTTGGGGATATCAATTTTTAGTTCACGAATACTAAGTAGTTTTGCCATTACGCTTTTTTCCCAGTTGTTTTCTTAGTAGCTACAGTTTTCTTCGTGGTTGCTTTCGCCGTCGTCTTTTTAGTTCCTTGCGGTTCAGACGCTTCTTCAACCAAATCTTCCGAAGAAATTACATCAATTTCCTCATCACCGTGATCGATGCCCTTTTTCTTTTCGCGTTTTTTCTGCTCTAAAAGCTTCATTTCTGCCGCTTCTAAATCCGCCATGGCATCTTCCGAATCACGTCCAAGAAGTTTTCTTAATCCTTCTTCCGCTTTTTTCTTACGAGCTTCAGGCGCCTTCACGATTCTTGACAAACCTTCAACCAAGATCGGACCAAATTGCTCGATATGGGCTAATTTTCTTTCTAAATCCGCCTCTTTCACTTCTTTTTTGATATGACGAGACAGTTTTTGACCAGCTTGGATCAGGGCTAAACGGATTTCCGCAACCAGTTCTTCCGAAGCATCAATTGTTTCTTTCGAAGCATTTTTAAATTTGATGAACGGAGAGACAATGGAAACCGCAAAGATATAAGGGCCCGATGGCAAGCTGTCTTTAGGTTGCGCTAGCCCATAGGATTTCCAGTTCACAGACTCAATCGCCCACGTGATCGCACAGCCCGACTTATCAAACTGCAACGGAACACGATTGGCAAAACGAAGCAAAGTCACCGGAGAATCTGCATCTTGATTACGATCTTTGAAACGCGCCAAAGCCACTTCGACAACGACAGGTTTAAAGTCACAAATAGTTGGTTTACGAGTCATCACCGCAAAAAAGTCGATTTCTCCTAAACGCGTGATTGATTTTGATAAAGCCTCTTCACCAACGGTCAAAACGGACTTCGTTGATGGCGACATCAAATCTGTGTTTTGCACCGCTTGGAAAACTTTTTTGAAGTCTTCTTCAGACAATGACGTGATCGGTTTTTCCAAAAGGTTTTTTGGCAGACCTTTTTTTACGAAATCACTGATTGATTGATCAGAGATACGAGAGAAACCTGTTTTTAAGAACTTCGAAAGTGTCGTTTTACCGAATAAAGTTGCGTGAGTGATAAATTCACCCAATTTAAACGTGTGTGGGTGAGGTAACGAAGCCTCTGGAACTTTAGGAACCTCCGTGCTGACACGATTTACAGTTACAAAATCATTTTCCATCAATTTGTAAGTGATGGTCATGTGCGGATTTACCAGAATAGTTCCCTCTAAATAAGTAACTAATCCACCGTCACCGTTAAGTTGAATACGTCCATCAAGAATGAATTCGCAACGAGTTCCATGTTCACGATCCCAATCGAAGGTTTCTTTGTTTTTCAAGACCCCTGTATTGGATTTAATGTCCACATCCACTTGTGCAGAGATGGCTTTACGCATTTTTTTAGTTTTAGAAACAACGTTCACCCCGCGGGCATTCGTCATCTGCGCCCAAGTCGTGGCTGCGGAAATACCGATACCTTGTTGACCACGAGAACACGTCCCACGGCCAAACTTAGAGGAGGCTAAATACTCCCCGTAAACTTTGGCTAAATCTTCACCCTCAATGCCGGGGCCATTGTCTTCAACCACGATTCTGATCAGGTCCGTATTTTTAGTGGAGCCTGTTCCCACTTTAGAGATTTCAACTAAAAGATCTGGAAGAATACCCGCTGCTTCACACGCATCCAGAGAGTTATCAACGGCCTCTTTTAAGGTCGTTAAAACGGCCTTTAAAGGGGACGAGAAACCTACTTGCTGGAGGTTCTTCGCAAAATATTCAGCGGTACTACTTTTGGTAATCTTACTCACGGTCGCTGTGTCCTTACGATGTTAACTAATTTTGTCGAGGGCTCCAGCCCTCGCCCCCTTCGGGGCCTCGCGAAAATTCGCCTTCCTGGCTAATTTTTAATGAATAACTTTGATAGGTTAACGTGAACGCGGGGGGTCAAATCAAGACTAAAGGCTTCCGCCGCATGGCGAAACGCCAAATGTCAAAAGACCTCGGGTTTAAAATGAGGGGTTCAAACGCATTAAAAACCCACCTTTTTCGTGCGTTTTAACCCTCATTTTCGGGGTCTTTTTTGCAGTCAGACACCGCATTTTCGGGGGTTTTTAGATCTTCCAAAGCCATTTCGGCCCGGGTTTTATAGCCTTTTTTGGTGTTACAGTCCTTACAAGACGTCACACAGTTATTTTTATTAGATTTGCCACCACGAGCGATCGGGATCAAATGGTCCATGGTGAGCTCACTAGGTTTAAACTTCTGCTCACAATGATAGCAAATTCCTTTTCCCAACTCTTGCTTCCACCACTGACTCATCCGCAATTCACGGGCTTTTGCCTTTTCGCGCTTTTGATGTTCCGGGGAAGCCGGGGAGAAAAAATAATCCATGGAGCCTTATACCCAGGCTTCATGGATTTGTCGAGTTTTCGGCCGCCCACAAAAATTCTTCAAACCTGAAATCTAGGCGGCTTTTTTCTCGTCTTCCCCGTCGACCAAATTCACCAGCCCTTGCACGCCTTTTCGCATATTTGAAGCCTGCGCGGAAAGCTCTTCAGAGGAAGCCGCCATTTCTTCCGACGAAGCTGCATTGCCTTGAACGTTTTTATCTAAAGACGAAAGCGCGATCGAAAGCTGATTAACGCCGTTACTCTGTTCTACACTGGCCGTCGAAATCTCTTGGTTCAGGTCTGATATTTTCTTGATCGCCGTTAATAAGTCTTTCATTGATTCGCTGTTGCTTTGAGCAATCGCCACTCCCGAGGAAACCTGCTCTACAGAGATTTTAATCAGATCTGCGATTTCTTTTGCGGAGGCCGCACTTTTCTGCGCGAGATTTCGGACGGCGTCGGCCACCACCGCAAAACCTTTTCCTTGCTCTCCGGCGCGAGCTGCTTCCACTGCCGCGTTCAACGCTAAAAGATTGGTCTGAAACGCAATATCATCAATCAGCCCAATGATTTCTTCAATTTTTTGGGAAGACTTCTGAATATCTCCCATTTTCTCTACCAAACTTAGCACCTCGCGCACGCCTATTTCCGCTTTTTCGCTTCCTTGCCGTGAAAGGGACGCCGCTTCTTGCGCATGCCCCGAGTTTAACTTCACCATGCTAGAGATTTCTTCGATCGTAGCCACGCCCTCTTCCAAAGAAGCCGCGGAACTGGCAGAGCCTGAGGCCAATAACTGCGAGCCTTCAGAGAGCTGACCTGACGCCCCCGCAATTTGTTCCACTCCTTTGAGTAACTCTTGGGAAGTGTTGCGAATATGGTTTGCGAGGTAATTGGCGATAAAATATCCTACCGCCAAGGACAGGAGGAAGCCCAAAACAATTGAGATCACCAAGCTATTGTACATTATCGTGGCCGCTGACTTCGCGTCGCCCATACGCTCTTTGGTCTGATTTAATTGGGCTTCGATCATCTTGTCGAAATCCGCCAGATTTTGTTTTCGGGTCTCGGCAAATTCTTTATCCCAGATCGAGTCTCGCAAATCTCGATCCGCCTTTTGTCCCGTCGCTGACAGTTGAATCATTTTTAAAGCCAGTTCGGTGAAGTGCGCATAAGACTTTTTAAAGATATTATAGAGATCCTCTTCACCCGGAGCAAAAGGAGTCGCTTCGTAATCTTTTGCCGCCTGATTAAAAAGTTGCTCTGCTTTTTCCAAATCCGTTTTGGCTTTGGCAGCTTGCGCCTCGGTCGTTTCGCTACCAATCAGCAACGCGATCGGTATGACCATTCGCGCCCGCTGCTCTTTCATGGTTATAAAAGCAGCAAGATTCGGCACATTCCCCGTAGAGATTTGCTCATAATCTTGAATGGCTTTGTTAGAGAAATAATAAGAGCTCGCCCCTACAACCAGTAAAAAAGAGCTAGTAAGAGAGAACGCCAACAACAACTTAAACTTGATACCGAAACGTTTCATATTGTGACTTCCTTTTTTCAAACTTGTGTAAAAGATCGGTTAAAATTTGAAAGATATAAGCCCTCCATAGCGGTGTTGCGATCATTTAATGTATCTATCTCCGTCTTAGAACTCTTAGCTCCGTTTAAAAGGACCTTTCATAATAGTTTCCAGCCGATGAGTCGGAATGACTCATCCATTGGAAAGCGAGTAATTTCCGGGTCTGGAAATCTGGACCTTCGCGTGGCAGACCTCGCCTTCAAAGAAGGCCTAACAAAACCGATACAGATTTGTGAATTTCTTTGAAGGAGCAGGAACTTATGTCGGTAAAAACGTTCAAAAAAGGCGAAGTGATCTTTAAGGATGGCGACAAAATCACGTCGGTTTTTCTGATCCAATCCGGGGGCGCCAATCAATGCTTGATCCGCGGTAAAAAAAATATCGACCTGTTCCAACTGGGCGCGTCCCACATCCTGGGTGATCAAATCATCTTAGGTCAAGCCACGCATCCCACGTCAGCTATCGCCACGGCTGAAACTAAAGTTTTAGAAATTCCCGTTGATACCCTAAAGCAACATTATGAAGCCGCTCCGCAAATGCTGAAAGTGATCATCAAGTCTTTGGCCGATCGTTTGCGCTTAGCCGTGAATGATGTTCGCTCAAGCCGCTTAGAAAAAGACTCTTCCCCATGCCCCGAAGATCAAGTCGCCAAAGCTTTCGGATCCGTCTTTCACACCGCCAATCACAAAGGCGACAGATCCCAAGCCGGTCGTGTGATTGTTGACTGGAGCATGATGAAACAGTATTGCCAACGCGTGATGGGCGAATCCCCCAAACGCATGGAGCAAGCCGTAAATATCTTGGTAAAACTAAAACTGGCTTTGTATGAAATGGGAAAATCTCCGGACAATCCAGATGGACCGGATGAAATCCAAAAAGTTCACTTCTTGGATTTAGGTTTGGTCGAAAGCTTTTTTGAATTCTATCAGTATTATTATTTCAAAGGCGGCCGCTCAGAAATTCTGAAAGTCGATGAACTGTGCCAACAAATGCTTAATGGTTTGTTAAAACTGACGGAAACCGAAACCCCAGATCGTTTCGGCGTCGTGGGCGTAGACTTTGCCAAATTCGGTGAATACTGCCAAAACGAAATTGGTTTTAAGTTAAATAACGATCACTTTTCCCGTTTAGAACAAAAAGGCGTTTTTATGAAACGTCGTACGGTCGGTAATGGAGTTTTATTACAATTTGAATTTAAAGAATTCCGTTCGATCGCGCAAAGCTGGCGCATGCTTCGTGAAATCGATAAATGGAACGAAAAAGGTTTCGTCGATATGGATGAAAAAGAAGAAAAGCCAAAGAAAAAATCCGGCGGCCCTTCTTGCCCGGCTTGTGCTGCAGAATTGCAAGCATCGGCGAAGTTCTGTCACGAATGCGGTCATAAAATAACGGCGGCGGCTTAAGCGTGAGTCAACCGCTGGTGATCTTTAAAGCCATTAATAACAGCGAGCAACAGCACATGTTGCTGCAAAAATTATTGGCTGATCAGATCCCCGTGAGCATCAGAATGCCTGATGAGTCCGACCTAGAACTGATCCCCATGAGCCTTAATTCCAGTCTGCAAGTAAAGTGTCAGTACCAAGGCACTGTGTTTATCGAAGATGTGCCCTGCAATTTGATGATGAATTTCACGTCAAATGGCGAAAGATACATGGCCGAGGTGCAAGCACGCCTTAAAGGCAACGTTTTATCTTTGGGAGTTTTAAACCTGTTCCACTTGCAACGCCGTAAGAATTTTCGCTATATCTTGCCCCCCAATCATCCCGGTTTTTTTAGAGTCAAAACCTTAGGGCTCCAGCCCGTGAAAACGACCATGCGCTTGATTGATATCAGCACGGAAGGATGTGCGGTGTTACTCAAAGATCAGAATTTAGATTTAAACGTCGGTCAGGAGTTAGCTGGTGAAATCGTTCTTGAAGGTCAAAAGAGCATTCTGATCACGGCTTTATTGCAAAATCTTCGCCCCAATGAAGATCAGTCTTTAACTTTAGGTCTGAAGTTCCTGCACACTGCCCAAAATCGTGAGGGCGACATTGTGCAGGCTTTGACCATGTTACAGCGCAGTCTTTTCCTTAAAAAAGTTTCTTAGACTTATTTTGCCGGATAATAAAGTTTATTATCCCACATGCCTTCGTTGAAGTATTGAATATGAGCTTTCAGCTTTCTAATCAGCAACTCCTTACGCTCCCCTTGCAGTTCACGTTCAGAATCCAAGTCCGTGATGGCGTACATCTGCGGCTCCCCATGCCCCGGGGTCCAGCGCATATAAGCATCGCGCGCAAAAAGCAAATAACGACCGTCGATGAAGTTCACCGCGACTTTATCACCTTCTACAAAGATGGAACTGCCCAGATAATTTTTATCCTTGGGCGAGATATTTAAAAAATCTAAAACCGTGGGTGGAACATCGATTTGTTGCACGACCATGGAGGTATCAACTTTCGGTAAAGTCATCGTCGGGTGATATAAAATAAACGGGATGCGATAGCTGCCGATATCATTTTCATATTCTTTACGGTAATGAATCGAAGTATGGTCAGCCATGATTACAAATAAAGTGTTTGGATACCAAGATTTCTTTTGCGCGGATTCAAAGAACTTTTGCAAAGAGTAATCGGTGTATTCGATCGCCTTTAAAATCTCGATGGGTCCTTCGGGGAATTTATCTCTGTACTGCGCCGGGATCTTATACGGCTGATGCGAAGTCAACGTAAAGACCGAGGTCATAAACGGCTGCGGTTGGTTATCTAGCTTGGCAACCATCCACTGCAAAAAGGGCTCATCCCAAATTCCCCAGACGCCGTCATCGTCGGCCGGATTGTTATATTCCGTAGCACCGTAATACTTTTCCACCCCCG from Bdellovibrio bacteriovorus encodes:
- a CDS encoding energy transducer TonB; this translates as MNINKTLIASTLLHAGFFAAAVLFSAKVIKPLPLGVELAYDAVPSTPKSVPASSALKKVTSPVVIEKDDITTKAKEVVPVAVAPQAASSVGTVAQSGALSGREGVATGSEVSPEDRYLYELKKLLERRKNYPLMARKMGHTGTVTMRFTLKPDGTLAGSEVVGKAPYESLNQAAVTLVEGINGMKPFPQEIRKDSWSITVPIEYTLK
- a CDS encoding DNA topoisomerase VI, which codes for MAKLLSIRELKIDIPKEARILADKMLRDLENSKRPVLEAVKTSLDNSIYNSKVGYLTPGDKVVRTELNVSSVQKLARVVFMLEILLRNMDIGSVNTKRELYYICKGLIKGNSRLKPLDFEDQPESDAIIDFIGDMLEVYREELNCFANERGGQTYSQQLIVTETMPDGDKAVVDLSTLGTAAFQPKNRPQALRLKAKKKIDFCLIVESEGTANTLVSMGFTKRNNCILMGAGGVPSNGVRGWCKLIQHELDIPLYFFGDLDAYTMQNIFRTLKAGSAASLVRNADFSAPEVKFLGVLPEDVKKYDLPHYKVKESDPAEARALKKAKDALENDPFFLDKKNKNLADILRWLIKEKIRCEQQSFFSVDPNDPIKTEKLILEKIKRGSYV
- a CDS encoding DNA topoisomerase VI subunit B, which encodes MSKITKSSTAEYFAKNLQQVGFSSPLKAVLTTLKEAVDNSLDACEAAGILPDLLVEISKVGTGSTKNTDLIRIVVEDNGPGIEGEDLAKVYGEYLASSKFGRGTCSRGQQGIGISAATTWAQMTNARGVNVVSKTKKMRKAISAQVDVDIKSNTGVLKNKETFDWDREHGTRCEFILDGRIQLNGDGGLVTYLEGTILVNPHMTITYKLMENDFVTVNRVSTEVPKVPEASLPHPHTFKLGEFITHATLFGKTTLSKFLKTGFSRISDQSISDFVKKGLPKNLLEKPITSLSEEDFKKVFQAVQNTDLMSPSTKSVLTVGEEALSKSITRLGEIDFFAVMTRKPTICDFKPVVVEVALARFKDRNQDADSPVTLLRFANRVPLQFDKSGCAITWAIESVNWKSYGLAQPKDSLPSGPYIFAVSIVSPFIKFKNASKETIDASEELVAEIRLALIQAGQKLSRHIKKEVKEADLERKLAHIEQFGPILVEGLSRIVKAPEARKKKAEEGLRKLLGRDSEDAMADLEAAEMKLLEQKKREKKKGIDHGDEEIDVISSEDLVEEASEPQGTKKTTAKATTKKTVATKKTTGKKA
- a CDS encoding HNH endonuclease; the protein is MDYFFSPASPEHQKREKAKARELRMSQWWKQELGKGICYHCEQKFKPSELTMDHLIPIARGGKSNKNNCVTSCKDCNTKKGYKTRAEMALEDLKTPENAVSDCKKDPENEG
- a CDS encoding HAMP domain-containing methyl-accepting chemotaxis protein, whose translation is MKRFGIKFKLLLAFSLTSSFLLVVGASSYYFSNKAIQDYEQISTGNVPNLAAFITMKEQRARMVIPIALLIGSETTEAQAAKAKTDLEKAEQLFNQAAKDYEATPFAPGEEDLYNIFKKSYAHFTELALKMIQLSATGQKADRDLRDSIWDKEFAETRKQNLADFDKMIEAQLNQTKERMGDAKSAATIMYNSLVISIVLGFLLSLAVGYFIANYLANHIRNTSQELLKGVEQIAGASGQLSEGSQLLASGSASSAASLEEGVATIEEISSMVKLNSGHAQEAASLSRQGSEKAEIGVREVLSLVEKMGDIQKSSQKIEEIIGLIDDIAFQTNLLALNAAVEAARAGEQGKGFAVVADAVRNLAQKSAASAKEIADLIKISVEQVSSGVAIAQSNSESMKDLLTAIKKISDLNQEISTASVEQSNGVNQLSIALSSLDKNVQGNAASSEEMAASSEELSAQASNMRKGVQGLVNLVDGEDEKKAA
- a CDS encoding cyclic nucleotide-binding domain-containing protein, producing the protein MSVKTFKKGEVIFKDGDKITSVFLIQSGGANQCLIRGKKNIDLFQLGASHILGDQIILGQATHPTSAIATAETKVLEIPVDTLKQHYEAAPQMLKVIIKSLADRLRLAVNDVRSSRLEKDSSPCPEDQVAKAFGSVFHTANHKGDRSQAGRVIVDWSMMKQYCQRVMGESPKRMEQAVNILVKLKLALYEMGKSPDNPDGPDEIQKVHFLDLGLVESFFEFYQYYYFKGGRSEILKVDELCQQMLNGLLKLTETETPDRFGVVGVDFAKFGEYCQNEIGFKLNNDHFSRLEQKGVFMKRRTVGNGVLLQFEFKEFRSIAQSWRMLREIDKWNEKGFVDMDEKEEKPKKKSGGPSCPACAAELQASAKFCHECGHKITAAA
- a CDS encoding PilZ domain-containing protein, whose protein sequence is MSQPLVIFKAINNSEQQHMLLQKLLADQIPVSIRMPDESDLELIPMSLNSSLQVKCQYQGTVFIEDVPCNLMMNFTSNGERYMAEVQARLKGNVLSLGVLNLFHLQRRKNFRYILPPNHPGFFRVKTLGLQPVKTTMRLIDISTEGCAVLLKDQNLDLNVGQELAGEIVLEGQKSILITALLQNLRPNEDQSLTLGLKFLHTAQNREGDIVQALTMLQRSLFLKKVS